One stretch of Leadbetterella byssophila DSM 17132 DNA includes these proteins:
- a CDS encoding UDP-glucose dehydrogenase family protein, with translation MKIAVVGTGYVGLVTGTCFSETGNEVTCIDIDQAKVDSLKKGKITIYEPGLEPIFDRNRKDGRLKFTTDLAEGIKEAEVIFLALPTPPGEDGSADLKYILGVADQIGKVLDHYAVIVDKSTVPVGTAEKVHAKIAANAKVEFDVVSNPEFLREGVAVEDFMKPDRVVVGTSSDRAKAIMERLYAPLVRQGNPIIFMDERSAEMTKYAANSFLAMKITFMNEMANLCELAGANVDNVRKGIGTDSRIGKRFLFPGIGYGGSCFPKDVQALGKTAQEFNYDFKILKSIMLVNEKQKVKLIPQVKEYFNGDLKGKTIALWGLAFKPYTDDIREAPSLYNIKALKRAGAKVVVFDPEAMNNVKKEVGKKVKYASNMYEALEGADALMIMTEWPEFRTPDFSKMKDKLKNKVIFDGRNLYDLHEIKAQGFEYYSIGRETVK, from the coding sequence ATGAAAATAGCAGTTGTAGGAACAGGGTATGTAGGTTTAGTGACCGGAACCTGTTTTTCAGAGACAGGAAACGAAGTAACCTGTATCGATATTGATCAAGCAAAAGTAGACAGCCTTAAAAAAGGTAAGATAACCATATATGAACCGGGTTTAGAACCTATTTTTGATAGAAATAGAAAAGACGGGCGACTAAAATTTACCACTGATCTTGCAGAAGGTATTAAGGAAGCGGAAGTGATCTTTTTAGCTCTTCCTACACCTCCGGGTGAGGATGGTTCAGCAGATTTGAAATACATTTTGGGGGTAGCTGATCAAATTGGTAAAGTATTAGATCACTATGCGGTGATTGTAGATAAGAGTACAGTTCCGGTAGGTACTGCGGAAAAGGTTCATGCTAAGATCGCTGCTAATGCTAAAGTAGAATTTGATGTGGTTTCAAATCCCGAATTCTTGCGTGAAGGTGTAGCTGTAGAAGATTTCATGAAGCCGGATAGAGTGGTAGTTGGTACAAGTTCAGATAGAGCGAAAGCTATCATGGAACGTTTGTATGCCCCATTGGTACGTCAAGGTAATCCTATCATCTTCATGGATGAGAGATCAGCTGAAATGACAAAATATGCCGCTAACTCCTTTTTGGCCATGAAGATTACCTTTATGAATGAAATGGCTAATCTATGTGAACTTGCCGGGGCTAATGTAGACAATGTTAGAAAAGGTATTGGTACTGACAGTAGAATTGGTAAAAGATTCTTATTCCCAGGTATAGGTTATGGTGGATCTTGTTTCCCTAAAGATGTTCAGGCTCTAGGGAAAACTGCTCAGGAGTTTAACTATGATTTCAAGATCCTGAAGTCTATCATGTTAGTTAATGAGAAGCAGAAAGTGAAGCTTATACCACAAGTGAAAGAGTATTTCAATGGTGATCTTAAAGGAAAGACCATTGCTCTATGGGGATTGGCCTTTAAACCTTATACGGATGATATCAGGGAAGCTCCATCCTTGTACAATATCAAAGCATTGAAGAGGGCAGGAGCGAAGGTAGTAGTTTTTGACCCTGAAGCCATGAACAATGTTAAGAAAGAGGTTGGCAAGAAAGTGAAGTACGCTTCTAATATGTATGAAGCTCTTGAAGGTGCAGATGCCTTGATGATCATGACAGAATGGCCAGAATTTAGAACGCCTGATTTTTCTAAGATGAAGGATAAATTAAAAAATAAGGTCATCTTTGATGGTAGAAACTTATATGATTTACACGAAATCAAGGCTCAAGGATTTGAATATTATTCCATTGGTAGAGAGACTGTAAAATGA
- a CDS encoding sensor histidine kinase, with protein sequence MAKSLKNYTLKHLAYALPLVVAIWAALFYAFILDEVYDNVDDGLKNQKINIIRQAYLDSTILNTREYGVNQFRIIPTDSIQKKNVFSREFIYMEYDAEMEPYRILRTGFYGPDGQAYSLEIRTSTVEEDDLIIDLSIALFVLYLLLLLTIFLINNGVLRRALKPLSRLTEDLQNYQFGNKNQVRRIDEGVTEFQILSDKVQDMIDRNESLFHKQRTFIENASHELQTPLTITIGQLELLLAEGQLDEIQSQRIDQAKSALHRLVQLNRNLLMLSKIENRQFPEKEEIPVSAVWSEIEEELQDLVIFKELHVHTKLNEEFHIKAHRGLIKILISNLYRNAIKYNFKGGKIEVKIDSKGFTIGNTSELPPLNPEIIYDRFYKFPGDSQSTGLGLSIVQSIVGTYPNLKIHYTYEKEFHLFSLKKI encoded by the coding sequence ATGGCAAAATCACTAAAAAACTATACCCTAAAACACTTGGCCTATGCCCTACCGCTGGTGGTAGCTATTTGGGCAGCATTGTTCTATGCCTTTATCCTAGATGAAGTTTATGACAATGTAGATGATGGATTAAAAAATCAAAAGATCAATATCATTCGCCAAGCCTATTTGGACAGTACTATTTTAAATACAAGAGAATATGGTGTAAACCAATTTCGCATCATACCTACAGATAGCATACAAAAGAAGAACGTCTTTTCCAGAGAATTCATCTACATGGAATACGATGCAGAAATGGAGCCCTATCGGATTCTAAGAACGGGATTCTACGGACCTGACGGACAAGCGTATTCCCTGGAAATTAGAACCTCAACTGTAGAGGAGGATGACTTGATTATAGACTTAAGCATAGCCCTCTTTGTCTTATATCTCCTACTTTTATTAACCATATTCCTCATTAACAATGGGGTACTTAGGAGGGCACTGAAGCCTCTCAGCCGACTAACAGAAGATCTGCAGAATTACCAATTTGGGAATAAAAACCAGGTCAGAAGAATAGATGAGGGAGTTACGGAGTTCCAAATTCTTTCAGATAAGGTACAAGACATGATAGACAGGAACGAATCCTTGTTTCATAAGCAAAGGACCTTCATAGAGAATGCCTCACACGAGCTTCAAACCCCTTTGACCATCACCATTGGACAATTAGAACTGCTATTAGCGGAAGGACAACTAGATGAAATTCAGAGCCAAAGAATAGACCAGGCCAAATCAGCTTTACACCGTCTGGTACAATTGAACCGAAACTTGCTCATGCTATCCAAAATCGAAAACCGTCAGTTCCCGGAGAAAGAAGAGATACCAGTATCAGCAGTTTGGTCAGAAATAGAGGAAGAACTACAAGACCTGGTCATATTCAAAGAACTTCATGTTCACACAAAACTCAATGAAGAATTCCATATTAAGGCTCACAGAGGATTGATTAAAATACTAATATCAAATCTGTATAGAAATGCCATCAAATACAATTTCAAAGGAGGCAAAATAGAAGTAAAAATAGATTCCAAAGGATTCACTATTGGCAACACCTCTGAATTACCACCTTTGAATCCGGAGATCATCTACGATAGATTCTACAAATTCCCAGGAGACAGCCAAAGCACCGGCTTGGGGCTTTCTATTGTACAAAGTATAGTGGGTACATATCCGAATTTAAAGATCCACTATACCTATGAAAAAGAATTTCACCTTTTTTCTTTAAAAAAGATATAA
- a CDS encoding PepSY-like domain-containing protein, translated as MKNLVIIALLSVLFTACESNKVLAENEIPSAITNYLQTHFPNHKVLQVEKEREGLSKSYDVILEGNIVLEFNKKHNIKSIEAKSALPQSVIPAKIWEYVQREYPGVGILEYELDDNRQKVELDNRLELEFNKAGDFLRLD; from the coding sequence ATGAAAAACCTGGTAATTATCGCATTACTATCTGTACTATTCACTGCATGTGAATCAAACAAAGTGCTAGCTGAAAATGAAATTCCGTCTGCCATCACAAACTACCTTCAAACTCATTTCCCTAACCACAAGGTTCTACAAGTAGAAAAGGAAAGAGAAGGTTTATCAAAATCTTACGATGTCATCCTGGAAGGGAACATAGTGCTAGAATTCAACAAAAAGCACAATATTAAATCCATTGAGGCCAAATCAGCTCTACCTCAATCTGTGATTCCGGCAAAAATTTGGGAATACGTACAAAGAGAATATCCGGGTGTAGGAATATTAGAATATGAGCTTGACGATAATAGACAGAAAGTGGAATTGGACAACCGACTAGAACTTGAATTCAATAAGGCCGGTGATTTCTTAAGACTGGATTAA
- a CDS encoding UDP-glucuronic acid decarboxylase family protein: MKRILITGGAGFLGSHLCDRFVKEGYHVMAMDNLITGDLRNIEHLFKLPNFEFYQHDVSKFIHVPGELHYILHFASPASPIDYLKIPIQTLKVGSLGIHNCLGLARVKNARVLIASTSEVYGDPQVHPQTEDYWGHVNPVGPRGVYDEAKRFQEAMTMAYHTYHGLETRIVRIFNTYGPRMRLNDGRVLPAFIGQALRGEDLTIFGDGSQTRSFCYVDDLVEGIYRLLLSDYPNPVNIGNPSEITIKEFAEEIIKLTGTDQKVVYKDLPKDDPKQRQPDITKAKEILGWEPKVDRAEGLKKTYEYFKNLPQERWFEEAKHREF; this comes from the coding sequence ATGAAAAGAATATTAATTACTGGAGGGGCCGGTTTTTTAGGCTCTCACCTTTGCGATAGATTTGTAAAAGAAGGTTACCATGTGATGGCCATGGATAACCTTATTACAGGAGATTTAAGGAATATTGAGCATTTGTTCAAGTTGCCTAATTTCGAGTTCTATCAACATGATGTTTCGAAATTTATCCATGTACCGGGTGAATTGCATTACATCCTGCATTTTGCGTCTCCAGCCAGCCCTATAGATTATCTAAAGATTCCTATTCAAACTTTGAAAGTAGGATCATTAGGTATTCATAATTGCCTAGGTTTAGCTAGAGTAAAGAACGCTCGGGTATTAATTGCTTCCACTTCTGAGGTTTACGGTGATCCACAAGTACACCCTCAAACGGAAGACTACTGGGGACATGTAAATCCAGTAGGTCCTAGGGGCGTTTATGATGAAGCGAAACGTTTCCAAGAAGCCATGACCATGGCCTACCATACCTATCACGGCCTTGAAACCAGAATTGTAAGGATCTTTAATACCTATGGTCCAAGAATGCGTTTGAACGATGGACGAGTACTTCCTGCTTTTATTGGCCAGGCATTAAGAGGTGAAGATTTAACCATTTTTGGAGATGGTTCTCAAACGCGTTCTTTCTGTTACGTTGATGATTTAGTGGAAGGTATCTATAGATTATTGTTGTCAGATTACCCAAATCCTGTAAACATAGGTAACCCTTCTGAGATTACGATTAAGGAGTTTGCTGAGGAGATTATTAAACTCACTGGTACAGATCAAAAGGTTGTTTATAAAGATCTTCCGAAAGATGATCCTAAACAGCGCCAACCGGATATCACTAAGGCTAAAGAGATTTTAGGCTGGGAGCCTAAAGTGGATAGAGCAGAAGGTTTGAAGAAAACGTATGAATACTTCAAGAACTTACCTCAAGAAAGGTGGTTCGAAGAGGCTAAGCATAGAGAGTTTTAA
- a CDS encoding DUF3108 domain-containing protein, translating into MLRLSILLVPLLFLSFRSKNDTFQLGEEYGYRIKFGILTLGSANVAVDNKTHTVNGLPCYRINVSGRTEGITDLYRVRNTYTSYMDTLQYFPQKFEYSARENNYKRDQILYFDHRKNVVVKKEKESVDTYSVPTHIHDVISGYYSLRHIDFSTYYLGQTYTAPLFFDDESYRFKVKYAGKGTVKTRFGKINVVKLHPILPENKLFKGEEAIRVWVSDDKNRVPIKIEVDFSFGTIVMELRKYKKNLYPFNFFS; encoded by the coding sequence ATGCTGAGACTGAGTATCTTACTTGTTCCTTTGCTATTTCTTTCTTTTAGGTCTAAGAATGATACCTTCCAATTAGGGGAAGAATACGGCTATAGGATTAAGTTTGGGATCTTAACCCTAGGTTCTGCAAACGTTGCAGTGGATAATAAAACCCATACGGTAAATGGATTGCCCTGCTATAGAATAAATGTCTCAGGCAGGACAGAAGGTATTACGGATCTGTACCGTGTAAGAAATACCTACACCTCATACATGGATACCCTGCAATATTTTCCTCAAAAATTTGAGTATAGTGCAAGGGAAAACAATTACAAAAGGGACCAGATTCTCTATTTTGATCACCGCAAGAACGTAGTTGTTAAAAAAGAAAAGGAGTCAGTGGACACTTACAGTGTTCCTACGCACATACATGATGTCATAAGCGGTTATTATTCTCTTCGCCATATAGATTTTTCCACCTATTATTTAGGTCAAACCTATACTGCTCCATTGTTTTTTGATGATGAGTCCTACCGATTTAAGGTGAAATATGCTGGGAAAGGGACGGTTAAAACTCGTTTTGGTAAGATAAATGTAGTAAAACTGCATCCTATCCTGCCTGAAAACAAACTTTTTAAAGGGGAAGAAGCCATCCGAGTATGGGTGAGTGATGATAAAAATAGAGTGCCAATAAAGATTGAAGTAGACTTCTCTTTCGGTACGATAGTGATGGAATTACGAAAGTATAAGAAGAATCTTTATCCCTTTAACTTTTTCTCGTAA
- a CDS encoding PepSY-like domain-containing protein, whose translation MKKIIVLLLFPMALFAQKDKKIDWDELPQKAQTFLKTNFTKEKAQQILKETEDYLETIYQVTFQGKLKIKFDKNGNWKEVDGHRKPIPTRFIPEKILTYIKKSFPNNEVVKIEKEKKKYEVEISNGLELEFDREGNFLRIDS comes from the coding sequence ATGAAAAAGATAATAGTGCTTCTGTTGTTCCCCATGGCACTTTTTGCTCAAAAAGACAAAAAGATAGACTGGGATGAACTACCTCAAAAAGCACAGACATTTTTAAAAACTAATTTCACCAAAGAGAAAGCTCAACAGATACTTAAAGAAACCGAGGATTATTTGGAAACCATTTACCAAGTTACCTTTCAGGGGAAGTTGAAAATAAAGTTCGACAAAAACGGAAATTGGAAAGAAGTAGACGGGCATAGAAAGCCAATACCTACCCGTTTTATTCCTGAAAAAATACTGACATATATAAAGAAAAGCTTTCCGAATAACGAAGTAGTAAAGATTGAAAAAGAAAAGAAAAAGTACGAAGTGGAAATCAGTAACGGTCTGGAGTTGGAATTCGACCGAGAGGGAAACTTTCTACGTATAGACAGTTAA
- a CDS encoding response regulator transcription factor codes for MKILIVEDETEISKLIQESLEEAQYLVESASTFKEGLLKIEDYQYDAILLDLMLPDGNGLDLLSEIRSSQPNTSVIILSAKDAVEDKVKGLDLGADDYLAKPFHLVELHSRLKSALRRRNQQGENKIEYKNLCLYPETRDFLVAGNHVALNRKEYDVLYYFMIRPGRLIQRTTLAESVWGDHIDQADSLDFIYSQIKNLRKKLKESGADADLQAVYGVGYKLV; via the coding sequence ATGAAAATACTGATTGTAGAAGACGAAACAGAAATCAGCAAGCTGATCCAGGAGTCTCTGGAAGAAGCTCAATATTTAGTTGAGTCCGCCTCCACATTCAAAGAAGGCTTGCTAAAAATTGAGGATTACCAATATGACGCTATTCTTTTGGACCTCATGCTTCCTGACGGAAATGGTTTAGATTTACTTTCGGAGATTAGGTCATCCCAGCCTAACACCTCCGTCATCATACTTTCTGCCAAAGATGCGGTAGAAGATAAGGTCAAAGGCTTGGATCTGGGTGCAGATGACTATCTGGCCAAACCTTTCCACCTAGTGGAACTCCACTCCCGTTTGAAGTCGGCACTGAGAAGACGTAATCAACAAGGTGAAAATAAAATAGAATATAAGAACCTCTGCTTATATCCGGAAACGCGAGACTTCCTAGTAGCCGGTAACCATGTAGCGCTCAATAGAAAAGAATATGACGTACTTTACTATTTCATGATACGTCCGGGTAGACTCATACAGAGAACTACGCTAGCTGAATCTGTCTGGGGCGACCACATCGATCAAGCCGATAGTTTGGATTTTATATACTCCCAAATCAAAAACCTACGTAAGAAATTGAAAGAGAGCGGAGCTGATGCTGACTTGCAAGCGGTATACGGAGTAGGATATAAATTGGTTTAA